From a single Bacteroidales bacterium genomic region:
- a CDS encoding sigma-70 family RNA polymerase sigma factor has product MLKLECQDTYLWDSFRDSDPDAFSRIYNLHVQALYQYGSKLTPDTGFVMDCIHDLFVDLSNHRSTIGTTDNIRFYLIRSLTHRMIRAMKSHNKIRHDTIDDYPFLLEAAFDDTLDEQETTRKKRHYLRDALNELPYRQKEAIYLRYINNFNNEEIAQIMGINYQAVRNTLYKAIENLRKSISKEDFILFLMVLRPHQTLPFF; this is encoded by the coding sequence ATGTTAAAATTAGAATGCCAAGACACTTATTTGTGGGATAGTTTTCGTGATAGCGATCCTGATGCTTTTTCACGCATTTATAATTTACATGTCCAGGCGCTTTATCAATATGGTTCGAAGTTAACACCCGATACGGGTTTTGTAATGGATTGCATTCATGATCTTTTTGTCGATCTGTCTAATCACCGCAGCACTATCGGTACTACAGATAATATCCGGTTTTACCTGATCCGTTCGTTAACACACAGAATGATTCGTGCTATGAAAAGTCATAACAAAATCAGGCATGATACTATCGATGATTATCCCTTTCTTCTGGAGGCTGCTTTTGATGATACGCTGGATGAACAGGAAACCACCCGAAAGAAACGTCATTATCTACGAGATGCTCTTAATGAGTTGCCTTACAGGCAAAAGGAAGCTATTTACCTGCGTTATATTAACAATTTTAATAATGAGGAAATTGCACAAATTATGGGAATCAACTATCAGGCTGTACGAAATACGTTGTATAAAGCTATTGAAAATCTACGTAAAAGTATTTCAAAAGAAGACTTTATCTTGTTTTTAATGGTTTTAAGACCCCATCAAACCCTCCCCTTTTTTTAA